The Mangrovimonas cancribranchiae nucleotide sequence GTATTTTTGGTGCCGAAATTTCGTTACAAAGGCGTTTAGACTTTTTACCAGGATTTGCTAAAAACTTTAGCGTGTACGTAAACTATACATATTTAACTTCTAGTGCAGATGGTATATATAACGAAGATGGTGAAGAACGTACCGATCTTGATTTACCAAACACCTCGCCAAACATGTTTAACGGATCTTTAGGGTATTCAGGTAAAAACTTTAGCTTACGTTTATCAGGAAACTATTCCGATGCTTACATTGATGAAATTGGAGGTAATGCTTTTGAAGACAGATACTACGACGAACAATTTTTCTTAGACTTTAATGCCAACGTAGCCATTAATAAAAACTTAAGCATCTACCTTAATATAAATAATATAACCAATCAGCCATTACGTTACTATCAAGGTGTTAAAAGCAGAACCATGCAAATGGAATATTATGAAAAACGTTTAACCTTTGGCCTGAAATACGATTTATTTAAGAAATAAAAGAAACATGAAAAAAACAATAATTTTAAGTGCCCTTTCGCTAATAATATTGTCTTGCGGAAATAACTTACCAGAAATAACTCCAACGTTAAAAACCAATAAAGTACCACACGATAGCGACGATCCAGCTATTTGGGTAAATAGTAAAAACCCAGAAAAAAGTATCGTTTTTGGTACCGATAAAGACGAGATAAATGGTGGAGTTTATGCTTTTGATTTAGAAGGAAAAATCATTAAAGAGAAAAGCTTAACAGGAATTAGTTATCCAAATAATGTAGATGTTGAATACGGTTTTAAGCTAACCGATTCGACACAAACAGATATTATGATATTTACCGAAAGGGAAAAGCATCAGGTTCGCGTGTATTCAATACCAGATATGACACCGTTAGACAATGGTGGATTTAAAGTATTTACCGATGAAAACAATGTGGAAATGAAACGACCAATGGGAGTTTCCATCTATAAAAACCCAAGAAATGGTGAGGTCTCTTATTTTGTCAGTAGAAAAGAAGGACCAACCCAAGGCTATTTATATCAATATGGGTTAACCTCAGATACAACAGGTGTTCATGCAACGCTTTTAAGAAAGATAGGTGCATTTAGTGGAAAAAAAGAAATTGAAGCCATTGCGGTAGATGATGAATTAGGCTATGTGTATTACTCAGATGAAGGTGTTGGTGTTAGAAAATACTATGCCGATTCTAAAAAAGGCGATGAAGAACTTGCCATGTTTGGAGGTGAGTATTTTAAAGACGATATAGAAGGTATTGCTATAGCAAAGTATAATGATGGAGAAGGTGCTTTAATTGTATCTAATCAACAAGACGGTTCCTTTAATTTGTTTAGCAGAAAAGACAATAGTTACATAAAAACGTTAAACCTAGGAACTCTAGAAACAGATGGTTGCGAGGTAGTAACAAAACCATTAGGCGCAAAATTTCCAAACGGATTATTTGTTTCTATGAACGACGAACAAGACTTTTTCTATCATGCAGTTGACTCATTACAGTTGAGTAAATAAATTGGTAATTTTCTCGTTAAAAGTCCTTTCTATTATGGAAAGGGCTTTTTTATTTTTAAGCTATTACAAAAAACCCCAAACATTTCTGTTTGGGATTTTTATCTAATTATATAATAGTGTAACGGTCTTATTTAGTATCTATAGTGCTCTGGTTTAAAAGGCCCTTCAACTTCTACACCAATATACTTAGCTTGATCTGGTTTTAACTCGGTAAGCTCTACACCAATTTTCTCTAAGTGTAATTTAGCTACTTTTTCATCTAAATGTTTTGGTAGCATATAAACTTCGTTTTCATATTTATCAGAATGATTCCAAAGTTCTATTTGTGCTAACGTTTGGTTTGTAAACGAGTTACTCATTACAAAACTTGGATGGCCAGTTGCGCAACCTAAGTTTACTAAACGACCTTCGGCTAAAACAATAATATCATTACCGTCAATAGTATATTTATCTACTTGTGGCTTGATAGTGTCTTTTGTATTACCATAGTTTTCGTTTAGCCAAGACATTTGTATTTCATTATCAAAATGCCCAATATTACAAACTATAGTTTTGTCTTTCATAGCTTTAAAGTGCTCTGAACGTACAATGTCTTTATTTCCAGTGGTTGTAATCACAACATCAGCGTTACCTACAACAGTTTCTAGCTTTTTCACTTCAAAACCATCCATAGCAGCTTGTAGTGCACAAATTGGGTCAATCTCGGTTACGGTTACAATACTTCCTGCGCCTTTAAAAGAGGCTGCAGTACCTTTACCAACATCGCCATAACCACAAACCACAACGCGCTTTCCGGCTAACATCAAGTCAGTTGCACGACGTATGGCATCTACAGCACTTTCACGACAACCGTATTTGTTGTCAAATTTAGATTTAGTTACCGAGTCGTTTACATTAATAGCTGGCATAGGTAATGTGCCATTTTCCATGCGCTCGTATAAACGGTGAACGCCTGTTGTAGTTTCTTCAGAAAGTCCTTTAATGGCAGTAGCTAACTCTGGATATTGGTCTAAAACCATATTCGTTAAATCACCACCGTCATCTAAAATCATGTTTAAAGGTTGTCTGTCTTCGCCAAAGAATAAGGTTTGTTCAATACACCAATCAAATTCTTCTTCGGTCATGCCTTTCCATGCATATACTGGAATACCAGCGGCAGCAATAGCTGCAGCAGCATGGTCTTGTGTTGAGAATATATTGCAAGAGCTCCAAGTTACTTCGGCGCCAAGAGCAACTAAAGTTTCAATTAATACTGCTGTTTGAATAGTCATATGTAAACAACCAGCTATTCTAGCACCTTTTAAAGGTTGTTGTGCGCCATATTCTTCACGAAGGCTCATTAAACCTGGCATTTCTGCTTCGGCTAGTTCAATTTCTTTTCTTCCCCAATCGGCCAAAGAAATGTCTTTTACCTTATATGGTACGTAAGGAATCGTTTTTGTACTCATAGTTTTCTTTAATTTTTTTATTGTATAACAACTTTGGCAATCGTCTTTAAATAGTTAAATTCGCTTAACAAAATTGTTTAAACTTCTTTCAAGAAGTGCAAAGGTAATCAATAACTTTCATAATTTTAAATGCCACTATATAAAACACTTACTCCAAATGCACAAACAACTGTTAAAATTTGGAAGATTACCGAATCTTATGATGAGTTAATAGCTCCAATTACTTTAAAGCCTCAAAACATGCAACGTGTTTTAGGTATGAAAAGTGAATTGCACCAACGCGGGTTTTTAAGTGTGAGACATTTATTAGCAGAGTTTGGGTATACCGATGACGATTTGTTTTACGATGAAAACGGGAAACCACATTTAAAAGATGGAAAACATATTTCTATAACACATTCTTTTACGTTTTCAGGAGTGGTTGTTAGTGAAGATGTGGTGGGAATAGATATCGAAAAACAGCGGGATAAAATAGGTGTGATTGCCCATAAGTTTATGGGCTACGAGTTTGAGTATTTAAACAAACGAGATGTAGATTATATAAATAAACTTACCGTGGTTTGGTGTATTAAAGAGTCGTTGTACAAATTGTTTGCTACACCAGGATTAAGCTTTTTAAAACATACGTTAGTTATTCCGTTTACTATAGAAGAAGCTTCCACGGTTTCTTGGATAGATTATAATAACAAAAAACACCGTTATCAAGCCGAATTTTTAGAGTTTGAAGGTTTTACTTGCGCTTATGTTATGCCTTAATTATAATGAAAACACTTTATAAAGACATATTACAAGCAATGCTAGAAGATGAAAAACTTTTAGCTGTTTTAATAGATCCTGACAAAATGAAATTGGACCATGTAGAGCTGTTTGTTAAAAAAGTAAATATCTCTCTGGCAACGCATATTTTTGTTGGCGGTAGCACAGTTGAAGCCAATGCGACGGATGTTTTAGTAACTAAAATAAAGCAGTTTACTACATTGCCTGTTATATTATTTCCAGGAGATGTCACGCAAATAACCAATAAAGCAGATGGGTTGTTGTTTTTAAGTTTATTATCTGGAAGAAATCCAGAATATTTAATCGATAAGCAAATAGCTTCGGTTTCTAAATTACGAAAGTCAACACTAGAAATTATTCCAACAGGCTACATTTTAATAGAAAATGGTAAGCAAACAGCTGTTCAACGCGTAACAGCTACAAAGCCATTGCCAAGAAATGATATCCAAAAAATTATAGATACAGCCAAAGCTGGAGAATATATGGGGAAGCAACTTATATATTTAGAAGCAGGAAGTGGCGCCATTCAACCTATTTCCGAAGATATTATCTCAAAGGTAAAGCAAGAATTAAGCATACCATTAATTGTTGGTGGTGGTATTAAAACCAAAAAACAACTACAATTGGCTTACGATTCTGGAGCAGATTTAGTGGTTATAGGAACTGCTTTTGAAGACGATGAATCGTTTTTTAACGATTTAAAAAGAAACGCAATAGCCACAACGTAAAAATATATAAAAGCATATGAAAATATCAGTAGAATTAACACTTACGCCAATCCAAGATGATTATGAGCCATCCATCATCCATTTTATAAAAAAATTAAGAGCGTCTAATTTAAACGTGTTAGAAAATCCTTTAAGTACACAAGTTTATGGCGATTATGATGAGGTTATGAAAGTGCTTACAACAGAAATTAAAGAAGCTTTCGAATTGGTAGAACGCGGTTTGTTATATATGAAAATCGTAAAATCTGATAGACACGATTATGAGCCACATTTTTGATTGGTTATTTGCACAATACCAAGGTGTTGATACACACTTAATCGTCTTAGAATTCATAGGGGTCTTTTTTGGTTTTTTAAGCGTTTGGTATTCAAAACAAGAAAATATACTGGTGTATCCAACAGGTATTATAAGTACCGCCATTTTTGTTTATATACTTTGGGTTTATGGCCTTTTAGGCGATATGTTTATTAATGCCTATTACTTTTCTATGAGTATTTATGGTTGGTATTTTTGGACAAGAAAAGATGCTAATAACAATGAGGTTCCTGTTACCAAAGCCACAAAAAAAGAACATTTATGGAGTGTGCTTATTTTTATAGCCACCATACTTTTTGTGGTGATAATTTATAAATTCAATAATAAATTCGATACTTGGACAGCTTATGTAGATACAGTTACAACAGCTATATTTTTTGTTGGAATGTGGCTTATGGCCAAAAAGAAATTAGAAAACTGGACCTATTGGATTATTGGAGATATCATATCGGTGCCTTTATATTTTTACAAAGGATTAGTATTTACTTCGTTTCAATATTTTTTGTTTACTATTATAGCTATTTACGGATTTAGAGCATGGAAGAAAAGCTTAAACAACACACCACAAACTGTATAAAAGTTGTTTTATTTGGTCCTGAAAGTACAGGAAAAACAACATTGTCTAAACAATTAGCTAGGCATTATAATTCTGTTTGGGTGCCAGAATACGCACGTGAATATCTTCAAAATAAATGGAATGAAGAACGCAAAACATGCGAGCCAGAGGACTTGTTACCCATAGCTGTTGGGCAAATGGCGTTAGAAAATGAATTAGCAACAAAAACAGACTCGGTGTTGATTTGTGATACCGATTTGTTAGAAACTAAAGTCTATTCCGAAGCGTATTATTCAGGGAGTTGCGATCCTTTATTAGAAAAATATGCGCTTAAAAACACCTATCATATATACTTTTTAACGTATATTGATATTCCTTGGGAAAAGGACGATTTGCGAGATAAACCTAACGAGCGTGAACGCATGTTTAAAGCCTTTGAAAATGCTTTAAAAAAGTATAACCGCCCTTATGTTTTACTAAAAGGAAGTAAAACCGAACGTTTACAAATAGCCGTAAATCATATTGATGAACTACTAAAAAATAATGTATGAATTTTTCCAAACAGGATGTTCAACAAATAAAAAACAAAGGACTTACAGTTGATAAGGTAAAAAACCAACTACAAATTTTTAAAACTGGCTTACCACCAACAAAACTAAAAGCAGCTGCAACAATTGGCCATGGAATTGTAAAAGTTTCAGAAGAAGAAAAACAACAACACATCAATTTTTTCTCTGAACATAAAGATGCTTTTAATATTCAAAAATTTGTACCAGCCTCTGGAGCTGCAACACGAATGTTTAAGTTCTTGTTTCAGTTTTTAGAAGAATTTAACCCAGAGGAAGATGACTTTAAAGCTTATATGCAAAACAATCCTAATGTAAAAACTTTTGCTGAAGGATTACAAAACTTTCCTTTTTATGATACCGTAGTTTCTAAAATAGACAATTACGATGCATTAGACTTAAAAAGTAAAACATACCATTTTGCAAATGTGCTTTTAAACGATACCATGTTAAACTTTGGGGCTTTTCCTAAAGGATTGTTGCCTTTTCATAAGTACAAAAATGCGATAAGAACACCTTTAGAAGAGCATTTGTTAGAGTCTTCAAAATATGCCTCATCAAATGGAAAAGCTAATCTGCATTTTACCATTTCGCCTAAACACGAAAGCAAATTTAAAACGGAGCTAGAGACTGTTTCAGTCGCGGTACAAAAGAAAACAGGTGTTACTTTTAATGTTACATTTTCATTCCAGAAAGAAGCGACCGATACCATTGCCGTAAACATAGATAATACACCATTTCGATTAGAAGATGACTCTATGTTATTTAGACCTGGTGGTCATGGTGCACTCATAGAAAATCTAAACGATTTAAATGCCGATTTAGTATTTGTGAAAAACATTGATAATGTTGTTGTTGATACTTATGAAGATGAAGTTGCCGATTACAAAAAAATGTTAGCAGGCATGTTGCTTGAACTACAAAAACAAGTATTTTCGTTTGCAAAAGCTATTGATAATGATAGTTTAACGGATTTAACAGAAGTAGAAGTTTTTTTAGTCAATAAATTAAATGTTGTATTTACAGGGGCATATAAAGCATTATCAACTTCTAAAAAGTTAGAGACTTTAAAAAACCATTTAAATAAACCTATACGCGTTTGTGGAATGGTAAAAAATGAAGATGAACCTGGCGGTGGACCATTTTGGACAGAAAATAGTAAAGGAAAAATATCCTTGCAGATTGTGGAATCCGCTCAAATGAATATTGAAGAAAAATTACAATATGAAATTTCACAAAATGCGACTCATTTTAATCCCGTAGATTTAGTTTGTGGTTTAAAGAATTACAAAGGTGAAACTTACGATTTAACTAATTTTGTTGATGAAGATGCAGCTTTCATTACACAAAAAACAAGAGAAGGGAAACCTTTAAAAGCCCTTGAACGTCCAGGATTATGGAATGGCGCTATGGCCAATTGGAATACTATTTTTGTTGAAGTGCCTTTAATTACATTTAATCCTGTAAAAACGGTAAACGATCTTTTAAAGCCAACACATCAACCTCATGTTTGATGTAGAAGCACTTATAAAAGAACTCGATTTTAAGGCTATAAAAAGCTCTGGTGCTGGAGGACAACATGTAAACAAAACAGCATCGAAAGTAGAATTGCATTTCAATATTTTAAACTCTCAAGTATTTAACCAATCGCAAAAGGAATTACTTTGTAAAAACTTAAATAACCGGTTGACAAAAGAGCAGGTTTTAATCCTACAATGTGGCGAAAGTAGAAGCCAACATAAAAATAAGGACCTTGTAATAACACGGTTTTTAGAGCTTATAAAAGAGGGTTTAAAAAAGCCAAAACCGCGAAAAAAAACAAAAATTCCTAAGGCAGTAAAACAAAAACGTCTTAAAAATAAGAAGCAACAGTCTGAAAAGAAAGCTAATAGGAAACCACCTAAATTACCGTAAAATAATCGGCGTAACGTATTGTCAATTATGAATTGTTACCTAAATTTGCGCCGTTCTCAAAAAGGGGTGCTTAAATTGGTTGATAGTTATTAGTTGTAAAACTTTTAATTATTAACTGAAAAAGCTGAGATCATACCCAATGAACCTAGAACAGGTAATGCTGTTTAGGGATTACGAATATTTGTTTCTGTATCCGGAACAGAAGCTATATTCAACATTACAATGTATTATTAACAAAGAATAATGACCTCTTTTTATTCGGCAAAAATTATTTTATCGAATGAAAAATCTATTCGCATTTTTAGCACTGTTTGTATTATCAGTCAGTGTGTTTTCACAAGAAAAACAACAAGACTCTACCAAAATTGAAACCTTAGATGAAGTTTTAGTAAAAGCGGTAAGAGTAGACGCAACCTCACCAATTACACATTCCAATGTCACTAAAGAAGACATAGAAAAGCGCAATTTAGGGCAGGATATTCCTGTGCTTTTAAACTATTTGCCCTCTGTGGTTACCACAACCGATGCTGGTGCTGGTGTTGGTTATACAGGTATTCGTGTGCGTGGCGTAAGTTCGCAATCAACTAACGTAACAATTAACGGGATTCCGTATAACGATGCCGAATCTTTAGGAACGTTTTGGGTTAATTTAGGCGATATCGCCTCATCTGTTGAAAGTTTACAATTGCAACGCGGTGTTGGTACATCTACTAATGGTTCTGGAGCTTTTGGCGCCAGTATTAATGTGCTTACCGATGCCGTTTCGGATGCCGCTTATGGCGAAATTTCAAATTCGTTTGGAAGCTTTAATACCCGAAAGCATACTTTAAAGTTTAGTACAGGAAAAATTAACGACCATATTGAAATTGCTGGCCGATTATCGCAAATTAAATCGGATGGTTATATTGATAGGGCTTCTTCAGATATTAAATCATATTATCTGCAAGCGGCTTATGTAAGTGAAAAAACCTTATTAAAAGCCATTACATTTTCAGGAAAAGAAGTTACCTATCAATCATGGAATGGCTTGGAAGATTTAGAAAAATTAGAAAACGATAGAACATATAATACCGCTGGTGAATATACCGATGAGAATGGGAATACACAGTTTTACGATAATGAAGTAGATGACTATCAACAGGATCATTATCAATTACATTGGAACCAAAAAATAGCCAATAATTGGTCAACAAACCTCGCATTAAACTATACGCAAGGACGTGGCTTTTTTGAACAATATAAAGAAGATGAAGATTTTTCAGATTATGGTTTTGAGGAGTTAACCGTTAATGGCGAAACGGTAAATACCACCGATTTAATTCGCAGACGTTGGTTAGATAACGATTACTATGTGGTAAATGCCAATGCTAATTAC carries:
- a CDS encoding TonB-dependent receptor domain-containing protein, whose translation is MKNLFAFLALFVLSVSVFSQEKQQDSTKIETLDEVLVKAVRVDATSPITHSNVTKEDIEKRNLGQDIPVLLNYLPSVVTTTDAGAGVGYTGIRVRGVSSQSTNVTINGIPYNDAESLGTFWVNLGDIASSVESLQLQRGVGTSTNGSGAFGASINVLTDAVSDAAYGEISNSFGSFNTRKHTLKFSTGKINDHIEIAGRLSQIKSDGYIDRASSDIKSYYLQAAYVSEKTLLKAITFSGKEVTYQSWNGLEDLEKLENDRTYNTAGEYTDENGNTQFYDNEVDDYQQDHYQLHWNQKIANNWSTNLALNYTQGRGFFEQYKEDEDFSDYGFEELTVNGETVNTTDLIRRRWLDNDYYVVNANANYKDNKLNVIFGGSYSYYEGDHFGEVIWARYATDSEIRDRYYDGVGKKQDLSGFAKATVRFNDNWSLFGDLQVRNVAYETTGISSDLVPFNVDETYTFFNPKAGVTFELNNKNNFYFSYARANREPNRDDFKGNPDIKPEKLNDFELGWRHNNENFRIYANAYYMLYNDQLVLTGELDDVGSAQRDNSGESYRLGLELDAAIKISDMFSIHPNVTLSSNKNKEMVADIDGELQNLGTTNISFSPEVVAGNAFVLKPVKGLQMALLSKFVGEQFMSNTDAEKSKLDSYFVTDFNISYELKMNKIFKSIVFTGLANNIFDKEYISNGYYYTYDDTWTDPNQVTTIEGAGYYPQATANFLLGATLKF
- a CDS encoding 4'-phosphopantetheinyl transferase superfamily protein, giving the protein MPLYKTLTPNAQTTVKIWKITESYDELIAPITLKPQNMQRVLGMKSELHQRGFLSVRHLLAEFGYTDDDLFYDENGKPHLKDGKHISITHSFTFSGVVVSEDVVGIDIEKQRDKIGVIAHKFMGYEFEYLNKRDVDYINKLTVVWCIKESLYKLFATPGLSFLKHTLVIPFTIEEASTVSWIDYNNKKHRYQAEFLEFEGFTCAYVMP
- a CDS encoding ATP-binding protein; translated protein: MEEKLKQHTTNCIKVVLFGPESTGKTTLSKQLARHYNSVWVPEYAREYLQNKWNEERKTCEPEDLLPIAVGQMALENELATKTDSVLICDTDLLETKVYSEAYYSGSCDPLLEKYALKNTYHIYFLTYIDIPWEKDDLRDKPNERERMFKAFENALKKYNRPYVLLKGSKTERLQIAVNHIDELLKNNV
- the ahcY gene encoding adenosylhomocysteinase, which gives rise to MSTKTIPYVPYKVKDISLADWGRKEIELAEAEMPGLMSLREEYGAQQPLKGARIAGCLHMTIQTAVLIETLVALGAEVTWSSCNIFSTQDHAAAAIAAAGIPVYAWKGMTEEEFDWCIEQTLFFGEDRQPLNMILDDGGDLTNMVLDQYPELATAIKGLSEETTTGVHRLYERMENGTLPMPAINVNDSVTKSKFDNKYGCRESAVDAIRRATDLMLAGKRVVVCGYGDVGKGTAASFKGAGSIVTVTEIDPICALQAAMDGFEVKKLETVVGNADVVITTTGNKDIVRSEHFKAMKDKTIVCNIGHFDNEIQMSWLNENYGNTKDTIKPQVDKYTIDGNDIIVLAEGRLVNLGCATGHPSFVMSNSFTNQTLAQIELWNHSDKYENEVYMLPKHLDEKVAKLHLEKIGVELTELKPDQAKYIGVEVEGPFKPEHYRY
- a CDS encoding phytase, which codes for MKKTIILSALSLIILSCGNNLPEITPTLKTNKVPHDSDDPAIWVNSKNPEKSIVFGTDKDEINGGVYAFDLEGKIIKEKSLTGISYPNNVDVEYGFKLTDSTQTDIMIFTEREKHQVRVYSIPDMTPLDNGGFKVFTDENNVEMKRPMGVSIYKNPRNGEVSYFVSRKEGPTQGYLYQYGLTSDTTGVHATLLRKIGAFSGKKEIEAIAVDDELGYVYYSDEGVGVRKYYADSKKGDEELAMFGGEYFKDDIEGIAIAKYNDGEGALIVSNQQDGSFNLFSRKDNSYIKTLNLGTLETDGCEVVTKPLGAKFPNGLFVSMNDEQDFFYHAVDSLQLSK
- a CDS encoding geranylgeranylglyceryl/heptaprenylglyceryl phosphate synthase, which produces MKTLYKDILQAMLEDEKLLAVLIDPDKMKLDHVELFVKKVNISLATHIFVGGSTVEANATDVLVTKIKQFTTLPVILFPGDVTQITNKADGLLFLSLLSGRNPEYLIDKQIASVSKLRKSTLEIIPTGYILIENGKQTAVQRVTATKPLPRNDIQKIIDTAKAGEYMGKQLIYLEAGSGAIQPISEDIISKVKQELSIPLIVGGGIKTKKQLQLAYDSGADLVVIGTAFEDDESFFNDLKRNAIATT
- a CDS encoding DUF4301 family protein translates to MNFSKQDVQQIKNKGLTVDKVKNQLQIFKTGLPPTKLKAAATIGHGIVKVSEEEKQQHINFFSEHKDAFNIQKFVPASGAATRMFKFLFQFLEEFNPEEDDFKAYMQNNPNVKTFAEGLQNFPFYDTVVSKIDNYDALDLKSKTYHFANVLLNDTMLNFGAFPKGLLPFHKYKNAIRTPLEEHLLESSKYASSNGKANLHFTISPKHESKFKTELETVSVAVQKKTGVTFNVTFSFQKEATDTIAVNIDNTPFRLEDDSMLFRPGGHGALIENLNDLNADLVFVKNIDNVVVDTYEDEVADYKKMLAGMLLELQKQVFSFAKAIDNDSLTDLTEVEVFLVNKLNVVFTGAYKALSTSKKLETLKNHLNKPIRVCGMVKNEDEPGGGPFWTENSKGKISLQIVESAQMNIEEKLQYEISQNATHFNPVDLVCGLKNYKGETYDLTNFVDEDAAFITQKTREGKPLKALERPGLWNGAMANWNTIFVEVPLITFNPVKTVNDLLKPTHQPHV
- the pnuC gene encoding nicotinamide riboside transporter PnuC, whose translation is MSHIFDWLFAQYQGVDTHLIVLEFIGVFFGFLSVWYSKQENILVYPTGIISTAIFVYILWVYGLLGDMFINAYYFSMSIYGWYFWTRKDANNNEVPVTKATKKEHLWSVLIFIATILFVVIIYKFNNKFDTWTAYVDTVTTAIFFVGMWLMAKKKLENWTYWIIGDIISVPLYFYKGLVFTSFQYFLFTIIAIYGFRAWKKSLNNTPQTV
- a CDS encoding thiamine-binding protein is translated as MKISVELTLTPIQDDYEPSIIHFIKKLRASNLNVLENPLSTQVYGDYDEVMKVLTTEIKEAFELVERGLLYMKIVKSDRHDYEPHF
- the arfB gene encoding alternative ribosome rescue aminoacyl-tRNA hydrolase ArfB — protein: MFDVEALIKELDFKAIKSSGAGGQHVNKTASKVELHFNILNSQVFNQSQKELLCKNLNNRLTKEQVLILQCGESRSQHKNKDLVITRFLELIKEGLKKPKPRKKTKIPKAVKQKRLKNKKQQSEKKANRKPPKLP